The following proteins come from a genomic window of Suricata suricatta isolate VVHF042 chromosome 5, meerkat_22Aug2017_6uvM2_HiC, whole genome shotgun sequence:
- the NDUFV3 gene encoding NADH dehydrogenase [ubiquinone] flavoprotein 3, mitochondrial — translation MALHVHTCSFFCQTVLLDTQAFRGLAPSVSLSAESGKSEKGLPPTPKKQSPPKTCPRGRQIEDVVEPKERGTLLATPTAAEWSRNASSPSSHPPVVAPGGAVAGPGPGPHGGPLITDEGPLGFLSRKTVVEFPQKVLSPLRKPGSDSNALQESSGDDSSSSSSSSSSSDSESEEEGQSARADPRVASRGHRGLPGPQASRPLEERVPGIGASAKEKARSQPDLTPPERPRQAKKKGDMGLDAHRVPGLHLGHGVKDSKVGRPLPSFQPREGDVPSLAAEGLFGAGRGWTSKIKVLLAQQGGAFFPACRWPPLPVSSHRRGCEQLSGVS, via the exons ATGGCCTTACATGTGCATACTTGTTCCTTCTTCTGCCAGACTGTGCTCCTAGACACACAAGCGTTTCGAGGACTCGCTCCCTCGGTGTCTCTCTCTGCGGAGTCAGGGAAGAGCGAAAAGGGACTGCCACCGACTCCCAAGAAGCAAAGTCCACCAAAAA CATGTCCTCGTGGAAGGCAAATAGAAG ATGTAGTGGAACCAAAGGAGAGGGGCACACTCCTAGCCACCCCGACAGCAGCGGAATGGTCTAGAAACGCGTCCTCACCCAGTTCTCACCCGCCAGTCGTGGCCCCGGGCGGGGCGGTAGCGGGCCCGGGCCCCGGCCCCCACGGCGGCCCGCTAATCACAGACGAAGGGCCTCTCGGGTTTTTGTCACGGAAGACCGTCGtagagtttcctcagaaagttctGTCTCCGCTGAGAAAACCGGGCTCGGATTCAAACGCTCTTCAGGAGAGCAGCGGAGATGATTCCTCATCCTCTTCGTCGTCATCCAGCTCCTCCGATTCGGAGtctgaggaggaggggcagagcgccAGAGCTGACCCTCGGGTGGCGAGCAGGGGCCACCGGGGGCTCCCAGGTCCACAGGCCTCCCGCCCCCTTGAAGAGAGAGTCCCCGGAATCGGAGCATCCGCCAAAGAGAAGGCCCGCTCACAGCCCGACCTCACCCCTCCCGAGAGGCCCCGTCAGGCAAAGAAGAAAG GGGACATGGGTCTAGACGCCCACCGTGTGCCCGGCCTGCATCTGGGCCATGGGGTCAAAGACAGTAAAGTTGGACGACCTCTCCCAAGTTTCCAGCCCCGGGAAGGAGACGTGCCCAGTCTGGCAGCAGAGGGGCTGTTTGGGGCTGGGCGTGG CTGgacatccaagatcaaggtgctgctGGCGCAGCAGGGAGGGGCCTTCTTCCCGGCTTGCCGATGGCCGCCTCTGCCTGTGTCCTCACACCGCAGAGGGTGCGAGCAGCTCTCCGGAGTGTCTTGA